In Deltaproteobacteria bacterium, the DNA window TCCTTTGGCTTTGGGTTTTAAGGTTTTCGGAACAAGGTTTTCGCCTTGAACTCCACCGGACGGCGAGTTCCCGAAGGACGGGAAACCCGTTCGGACCGGGCGCGGGAATATCGCAGGAGTTCATCCTTGGCGGGGCTTTCGGAATGCTTTTCACTTTTCGGGGGTTTTTCCGGGGAACGCGCGTTTTACGGCCTCCCTGACGCGGGGTTCCGGGTCATCGGCCAGGGTGGCTAAAACTTCGAGTCCTGCGGGGTCTGCAATGGAGGCCAGGGCCAGGGCTGCGGCGGCCCTGACTGCGGCGGGCTGCTCCTTTTTGAACCAGAGGAAACCCCTGGGCTTCAGAAGGCGCGCGATGGGCTCCACGGCTTCTTTGGAGCAGAGGCATCCCAGGGCGGTGCAGGCTGCTGTGATGGTTCTTGGCTCCTTTGCCGACCTCACCACCTCGACGAGGGCCGGAACCGCGTTTTTCGAGCATATGCGCCCCAGGGTGCGTATCGCCCCTTCGGCCAGGGGGACATCGGAGTTGTCGACGTAAGACATGAGCAGGGTTGTTATCTCCACCCCGCCAAGGCGCTCGGCCAGACCGAAGGCGGCGTGGCGCACCTTGGGGTTTCCGTCGCCTAAGGCTATGGCGATTTCCGAGCCCAGGTCGCGGTCAACCAGATCGGCCACGGTCAGCATACCGGCCCGGTGGGCGGGTTCGGAATCGGTGGCCAGCTCCGCCTTGAAAAGGCCGACGGCCTCGTCCCCGGCCTTTGAGATGGCGGAAGCCGCCACCTGCCTGGTGCGGGGATCGTCGCTTTCCTTGATGACGGAAAGAAGGAGCGGAACGGCGGCGGGGCCTAAGCCGCCCATTATGGACAGCGCCGCCTGCCTTCGTTCGGAGTCCGAGGATGCGGCGTCGGTGACCAGGAGCTTTTCGGTCTGGGGAGGAAGAAGGATGACGATGCGGTCGGCAAGGTCGTAGTCCTTCTCGGAATCCGACTCGTAGAGGCTGTCCCTTCTCTGGTTGAGCCTTCCCAGGACCCAGGTGGCCAGGTTGTAGTCGGAAATCTCCACCATGCTGGAAGCGACACCCACCAGGACCGACACGAGCCTTGCGAGGGATTCGGATTCGGATTCGGCTGAAAAGGCGGCAAGGGTCGGCTCGGCCAAAAGCTTGAGAAAGGGGGCCTGGGAATTCAGGTCCGGGGCTTCGGCGAGGCTTTTCACCGCCTGGATCACCGCGAGCTTTTTTGTGCCGTCGCCTTGGGTGTAGATGGAAAAAAGGTTTTCCAGCTCCATCGCGGCATTTTCGGCCTCGCCTTTTAAAAAGAGGTCGCGGACCAGTTCCGGGGCTTCCTGGACGGGATCGCGTTTTTCCTTCCGGGATTTTTTCTCGGCTTCAGCTTCTTCCGCTCCCTCCTGGGCTATGCCGGTCTCTCCGTCTTCCAGGGATTCTTCGTCTTCGGGAAGGCCCGCCGCCTTTGTCTGGCTTTCCAGGATGCCGTAAACGGCCTGGTCAAAAAGGATTCCCGATATGCCCTGCTCCCTGGCCGAACCTGTCCAGAAGGCGGCGTCCACGTTTTCCTGGGGACGGTTGGCTGCGGTTCTGAAAAAGGCCACGAAATCCGCCGTGGTGCTTTTGGGCAGGAAGGTGATGCTCTTTATACCGCATGTTTCCAGGTAGCGCAGAAGGGCCGGGGTGAGCTTTTCGAATTCCGGGTGCTCCACCCTGACCCCGTTGGCCAGAAACGTCGTTCCCACACGAGCGAGGGTAAGATACGGCTGGCGGGCGAAAAAATTTTTAAGGGACTCCATCACCTGCTCTATGGCAATGGCTGCCACCGGCCCCTCAGGGGGATAGAGCCTCATCTTGGCGGCGGCTCCCAGAAAGTTTCGCACGGCGGCTGCGGCGTAAACAAGGTCCTCTTCGGACAGCTCGCAATCCTCGGAAAGGGTGGCGGCAAGCTCCCTTGCCTCCTCTTCGGTGGGGACGGCGGGCCCCTCCCTCATTTCCGCGTAGCGCACCTGGCGGAGAATGATCCTTGCCAGACCCTGTTCGGCGGCGAATTCGACCCAGAACTTGTCCCGGATCATCTTGCGGTCCACCCGCCCCGCCGCGTCAAGCATCTTGAAAAGCTCGTCCTCGGAGATTCCCTGCTTGAAGATGACTCCGGCAAGTTCAAGCCTGCTCAAAAAGGTGATGAAGCTTTCGGCAGTGCCCTTGTAATCGGAAACGTCGGCCTCGACCCCGTTGATGTAAAGGGCCTTTTTTTCATGGGCCAGATGGACCTGGGAATTGGACAAAAGGATGGCGTCCAGGACCGACTTCAGCTTGGTCACGGCGTTTCTGGTGAGCTGGGAGCCTGCGGGATACAGCTTGGTGTTCCTGATGGCGATCAGAAAAGAGCGCATCAGGTCGGGCACAAGGCTTGTGCCCTCGCCATCCAGGGGCTCGTCGGGGATCGCGTCGGGCGGGCCGTCTCCGCTGTAGAAGGCGGCCTCCGAGGCGTTGAACACCACGGTGTTGTGCCGGGACTGTAGGGCCTCGTAGAGCTTGGCCTTCTCGATGTTGGCGGAGCGCTGGAAATGGTAGGCCAGGATGGCCGCCGAGGGAAGAAGGCCTTCCTTGTGAAGCGATTCCTGGTAGGAGCCTATGCGCTCGTGAATCTTTTCCCTGGGGTCGTCGCCCATGCCGCCGTATATCAGCTCCGCCACCCTGGAGCTCAAAAACCTGACGTTTTCGTCGTTATAAGCGAAATCCACGCTTACAAGGCCCTGGGAGACGGCCTGTTCCAGAAAGTCCTGAACCTGGGCCTCCATTTCATCGGCGCTGCCGGAAAGAAGAGACATGGAAACGTTGTCGCCATAGGCTGAAACCGTGGCCAGGATTTTTTTGGACTCCTCATCCAGGCTGGTCACTTTACGGCTTATGATCTCCTCCAGGGAACGCGGCAGATAGCCCTCTTCCAGGGGCGCAACCGCCCAGCTTTTTTCGGACGCCTTGATTTTCTTGTCGGAGACCAGA includes these proteins:
- a CDS encoding diguanylate cyclase yields the protein MEQDLLTFMKMTGKDPSRLIFEDELTSLNNRRFLGHYFEHKIEWEKTGARPVSLVMLDLDHFKLINDTHGHQAGDQALVFVANVIRQAAAEMGIPIRYAGDEFMVLLPESGKADALALGQRLVQAARDNSCHISDPDVNLSITFSVGVATAPEDAANGKELVARADSALYLAKRTGRDRVADAASVDPETTAAKNSLAAANRAPTAGRKAQLAQVVGHLKKFMQKESQFIIVEGAPGTGKTAFLDMVDQTLARTRIPRIRVASKAHELFRPYCVAADIVLALMDRRPDKGVAALKSLSEAERDALACVLPQLAGCDRKWEDEEDDSRNREMIFTTLFRFIPALSEKGPLVIFVDDMHLADEASLMLLRLFIQKKTLPLFVCASATDTGSTSVIPDDDSTPLERFRYNHGSELSIHKVRLTPLSDEDLSTHLSQAFPGAVFPNGFVRELARTSQGNPLFLSEILKNLVSDKKIKASEKSWAVAPLEEGYLPRSLEEIISRKVTSLDEESKKILATVSAYGDNVSMSLLSGSADEMEAQVQDFLEQAVSQGLVSVDFAYNDENVRFLSSRVAELIYGGMGDDPREKIHERIGSYQESLHKEGLLPSAAILAYHFQRSANIEKAKLYEALQSRHNTVVFNASEAAFYSGDGPPDAIPDEPLDGEGTSLVPDLMRSFLIAIRNTKLYPAGSQLTRNAVTKLKSVLDAILLSNSQVHLAHEKKALYINGVEADVSDYKGTAESFITFLSRLELAGVIFKQGISEDELFKMLDAAGRVDRKMIRDKFWVEFAAEQGLARIILRQVRYAEMREGPAVPTEEEARELAATLSEDCELSEEDLVYAAAAVRNFLGAAAKMRLYPPEGPVAAIAIEQVMESLKNFFARQPYLTLARVGTTFLANGVRVEHPEFEKLTPALLRYLETCGIKSITFLPKSTTADFVAFFRTAANRPQENVDAAFWTGSAREQGISGILFDQAVYGILESQTKAAGLPEDEESLEDGETGIAQEGAEEAEAEKKSRKEKRDPVQEAPELVRDLFLKGEAENAAMELENLFSIYTQGDGTKKLAVIQAVKSLAEAPDLNSQAPFLKLLAEPTLAAFSAESESESLARLVSVLVGVASSMVEISDYNLATWVLGRLNQRRDSLYESDSEKDYDLADRIVILLPPQTEKLLVTDAASSDSERRQAALSIMGGLGPAAVPLLLSVIKESDDPRTRQVAASAISKAGDEAVGLFKAELATDSEPAHRAGMLTVADLVDRDLGSEIAIALGDGNPKVRHAAFGLAERLGGVEITTLLMSYVDNSDVPLAEGAIRTLGRICSKNAVPALVEVVRSAKEPRTITAACTALGCLCSKEAVEPIARLLKPRGFLWFKKEQPAAVRAAAALALASIADPAGLEVLATLADDPEPRVREAVKRAFPGKTPEK